The Brachyspira hyodysenteriae ATCC 27164 genome includes a window with the following:
- a CDS encoding tetratricopeptide repeat protein, with amino-acid sequence MNRKNRKIVNPKRRKKYHNKHKKNNKIKNLQENIANKAKEYINDENIQKIKDTAGKSFEKAKNFTSENIDKFQKYLDEQDFKGKIQNIANAGMDKIKEHSKKKYISRFLIFLHKHYILNFSILFIIAILVFRNIYITHNREIEKNLNYSITNYAPSLDNIIVAKEDYYTNMIIRQISSNKTATNNIILKSSSINDLETSLKNVLDNYNRNLETSLNETIKSSNRVINFWFAFLSVIIIIFTLVGIIINNRIIKTSKKRISKFNREYNKRLNTMKKQVMEFKKLKKESENNLQINSLYNLANTAFDNKDYNTSISYYNKVLELNNSFIHAIYNRAIAYYYVNNHTKCAFELITLYNNNKSNEIKNLILKNIIELANDNIEIAILFCDNENIDYKSLQQKEEKQSLFERIKNIIS; translated from the coding sequence ATGAATAGAAAAAATAGAAAAATAGTAAATCCCAAAAGAAGAAAAAAATATCATAATAAACATAAAAAAAATAATAAAATAAAAAACTTACAGGAAAATATAGCAAACAAAGCAAAAGAATATATAAACGATGAAAATATACAAAAAATAAAAGATACTGCGGGAAAAAGTTTTGAAAAAGCAAAAAATTTTACATCAGAAAATATAGATAAATTTCAAAAATATTTAGATGAACAGGATTTTAAAGGTAAAATACAAAATATAGCAAATGCCGGAATGGATAAAATAAAAGAGCATTCAAAAAAGAAATATATAAGCAGATTCTTAATTTTTCTTCATAAGCATTATATACTAAACTTTTCTATTTTATTTATAATTGCAATATTAGTATTCAGAAATATATATATCACTCATAATAGAGAAATAGAAAAAAATTTAAATTATTCAATTACTAATTATGCCCCATCATTAGATAATATAATAGTGGCTAAAGAAGATTATTACACAAATATGATAATAAGACAAATATCAAGTAATAAAACTGCCACAAATAATATAATATTAAAAAGCTCATCTATTAATGATTTAGAAACATCATTAAAAAATGTACTTGATAATTATAATAGAAATCTTGAAACTTCATTAAATGAAACTATAAAATCATCTAATAGAGTTATAAATTTTTGGTTTGCATTTTTAAGTGTAATAATAATAATATTCACTCTTGTAGGAATAATAATAAATAATAGGATAATAAAAACTTCCAAAAAAAGAATTAGTAAATTTAATAGAGAATACAATAAAAGATTAAATACAATGAAAAAACAAGTAATGGAGTTTAAAAAACTAAAAAAAGAAAGTGAAAATAATTTGCAAATAAATAGCCTTTATAATTTAGCAAATACAGCATTTGACAACAAAGATTATAATACTTCTATATCTTATTATAATAAAGTTTTAGAATTAAATAATAGTTTTATACATGCAATTTATAACAGAGCAATAGCTTATTATTATGTTAACAATCATACTAAATGTGCATTTGAACTTATAACATTATACAATAATAATAAATCAAATGAGATAAAGAATTTAATATTAAAAAATATAATAGAACTTGCAAATGATAATATAGAAATAGCAATTCTATTCTGCGATAATGAAAATATAGATTATAAATCATTGCAGCAGAAAGAAGAAAAGCAATCATTATTCGAAAGGATTAAAAATATTATATCCTAA
- a CDS encoding N-glycosylase/DNA lyase: MDKEYAKHLMGIYKDKVLHERMKRRLEYFERVFKRDNDKRLFAELAFCICTPQTKARSGAAAIIDLYNNNLLFKGSAEKVANILIKHVRFHNMKAENIVLARKLYFPNEKFILKDRINEALKNDTMVELRNELAKEVKGYGLKEASHFLRNIGFGQKIAILDRHIMRVMDKLSILPEGMTPKTSLTKNNYLQCESNLVEYSKSEKIPMEYLDFVFWYDATNDIFK, encoded by the coding sequence ATGGATAAGGAATATGCTAAACATTTGATGGGAATATACAAAGATAAAGTTCTTCATGAGAGAATGAAAAGAAGGCTTGAATATTTTGAAAGAGTTTTTAAAAGAGATAATGATAAAAGATTATTTGCTGAACTTGCATTTTGTATATGTACTCCTCAAACAAAGGCTAGAAGCGGAGCAGCTGCTATAATTGATTTATATAATAATAATTTGCTTTTCAAAGGAAGTGCTGAAAAAGTAGCTAATATTTTAATAAAGCATGTAAGATTTCATAATATGAAGGCTGAAAATATAGTATTGGCTAGAAAATTATACTTTCCAAATGAAAAGTTTATATTAAAAGATAGAATTAATGAAGCTTTAAAAAATGATACAATGGTAGAATTAAGAAATGAGCTTGCCAAAGAAGTAAAAGGCTACGGACTTAAAGAGGCTAGTCATTTTCTTAGAAATATAGGATTCGGACAAAAGATAGCTATACTTGACAGACATATAATGCGTGTAATGGATAAATTAAGTATTTTGCCTGAAGGTATGACTCCTAAAACAAGCCTTACAAAAAATAATTATCTTCAATGCGAGTCAAACTTAGTGGAATATTCAAAAAGCGAGAAAATACCTATGGAGTATTTAGATTTCGTATTTTGGTACGATGCCACTAATGATATTTTTAAATAA
- the lexA gene encoding transcriptional repressor LexA — MTELTDKQRDIFNFLQKFTNENGYPPTVKEIMVHFNFASPTAVTTHLTALEKKGYVKKTGKRARGSVPIDTSGKGNHNMIKIPLLANEVKAGLLMDVADETVEETYSLPKSIAQDENNFLMKVIGDSMINAHIKEGDMVLVHPSNEADNGDIVVAKIDDNGNEEITIKRFFREKDCVKLVSENNNYPPIERESISIVGKVIGLIRLKI, encoded by the coding sequence ATGACTGAATTGACAGATAAACAAAGAGATATTTTTAATTTTCTGCAAAAATTCACAAATGAAAACGGCTATCCTCCTACTGTTAAAGAAATCATGGTTCATTTCAATTTCGCTTCTCCTACTGCAGTAACAACACATTTGACAGCATTGGAAAAAAAAGGATATGTAAAAAAAACAGGCAAAAGAGCAAGAGGCAGCGTACCTATAGACACTTCAGGTAAAGGAAATCATAATATGATAAAAATACCGCTTCTTGCAAATGAAGTTAAAGCAGGTCTTTTAATGGATGTTGCAGATGAAACTGTAGAAGAAACTTATTCGCTTCCTAAATCTATAGCACAAGATGAAAATAATTTTCTTATGAAAGTAATCGGAGATTCTATGATAAATGCCCATATCAAAGAAGGAGATATGGTATTAGTTCATCCTTCAAATGAGGCTGATAACGGAGATATTGTAGTTGCCAAAATAGATGATAATGGAAATGAAGAGATAACTATTAAAAGATTTTTCAGAGAAAAAGACTGTGTTAAATTAGTATCTGAAAATAATAATTATCCTCCTATAGAAAGAGAAAGTATATCTATAGTAGGTAAAGTAATAGGACTTATAAGATTAAAAATATGA